Proteins from a single region of Hordeum vulgare subsp. vulgare chromosome 6H, MorexV3_pseudomolecules_assembly, whole genome shotgun sequence:
- the LOC123404370 gene encoding uncharacterized protein LOC123404370 gives MPSAATRSSSMGSSDIEFALDLDDIAARAAKADCIGALACGRASFSYHRLPEPPLRLTVRKLDDSYFDVRIARSAAVWELKAAIQGVFVALYHDMENAVTWQHVWSHFCLCFKDEKMMDDKATLRAFGIKDGDELHFAQHLSVDYSPCKSSRSQRATSHRRSRTSVEYSSVRPRSLMDDLIEEDEGEKKLNATRHSTSILDEDFCVYEHHEEHVEEGRKKGSSVRGWFSYSRLRGNRRTHSENIVEPSCEKGSRPKLGKWLSSKMTKARSK, from the exons ATGCCGTCGGCCGCCACCCGCTCGTCATCCATGGGCTCTTCCGACATTGAGTTCGCCCTCGACCTCGATGACATCGCCGCCCGCGCAGCCAAGGCGGACTGCATCGGCGCGCTCGCCTGCGGCCGCGCGAGCTTCTCCTACCACCGCCTCCCCGAGCCGCCCCTCCGCCTCACCGTCCGCAAGCTCGACGATTCCTACTTCG ATGTGCGAATCGCCCGGTCGGCCGCTGTGTGGGAGCTCAAGGCAGCCATACAAGGCGTGTTCGTCGCTCTGTACCACGACATGGAGAATGCTGTCACTTG GCAGCACGTGTGGAGCCACTTCTGCTTATGCTTCAAGGATGAGAAAATGATGGATGATAAAGCAACGTTGCGTGCATTTGGTATAAAAGATGGTGATGAG CTTCATTTCGCCCAGCATCTCTCTGTGGACTACAGTCCATGtaagagttcaagaagtcaaaggGCAACATCTCACAGAAG GTCAAGGACTTCAGTGGAATATTCCAGTGTCAGACCAAGGAGTTTGATGGATGATCTGATCGAAGAAGATGAGGGCGAGAAGAAGCTTAATGCTACTAGGCATTCGACGAGTATTCTGGATGAAGATTTTTGTGTTTATGAGCACCACGaggagcacgtggaggaaggtcgTAAGAAAGGAAGCTCTGTTCGCGGTTGGTTCTCGTACTCTAGATTGAGGGGTAACAGGAGAACACACTCAGAGAATATTGTAGAACCCTCTTGCGAAAAGGGCAGTAGACCAAAGCTGGGGAAATGGCTATCTTCCAAAATGACGAAGGCCCGGAGTAAATGA